Genomic segment of Corynebacterium urealyticum DSM 7109:
TGGCCTTTGATGCGGTGGATTTCGATTCCCACCCGGCGGTGATCGACAAGGCCTTTGCCGCCGGCGATATCGATATCGCGATCGTCGCGTTCGGCATCCTGGGCGATAACGAGAAGCAGTGGCAGGACCAGAAGCTCGCCGTACAGGCAGCCCAGGTGAACTTCACCGGCGCGGTCTCGGTCGGTGTGCTGCTGGGCCAGAAGATGAAGGAGCAGGGCCACGGCCAGATCATCGCCTTCTCCACCGTTGCGGGTGAGATGGTGCGCCGGTCGAACTTCGTGTACGGCTCCACGAAGGCCGGCACGGACGGCTTCTACCGCCTGCTCGGCGAGGCGCTGCGCGGCACTGGTGTGCGCGTGCTGACCGTCCGTCCGGGCCAGGTCCGCACGAATATGACGAAGGATTTGGACGACGCCCCGCTGACCGTCGATAAGACCGATGCGGCGAAGGCGATCGCGAAGGCTGTGGACGATAAGAAGACGATCGTCTGGGTCCACCCGCTGTTCCGCCCGATCATGCTGGTGCTGAAGCACCTGCCGATGTGGGTGCTGCGGAAGCTGCCGATCTAGCGGGATTGGCGTAGGAGCTCCGCGAAGAGCGAAACGGGCCAGCACGGTAAGCGTGCTGGCCCGTTTGTGTTTCCTAGCTACAGTGACGGCCTGCGCCGGGGCCACCGGCAGCTCGACGCTAGGCCGTGGTCACCCAGCAACACGACACTAGGCCGTGACCTTGGCGCAGACAGCGCCCCGGCTGGACGTCCTAGTCCTCGGCTTTCGGAAGGTCGCGGTGGGCGAGGACGTGGCCGACAGCGTGCGGGATCGGGCTGATGAACTGGTAGGTCTTCGTGTGCTGGCGGGTGCCCATCGCGATGCGCGGGGCCTCGCCGACGACCTGCATCGGGTTCAGCCCGGCGTAACCGTTGGCAGCGGAGGCGTGGAGCATATCCTTGGCGATCGCTCGGGCGCCTGGGGTGGCGGCGTAGCGGTTGCAGACGAAGTCGTCGATATTGCAGATGTCGAGGACACGGTCGCCGAGCTTGCCGTAGCCGCGCATGGCGCCGAGGATGCCTTCACCGTCGCGCAGCGTGCCGCCCTTGTGCTTGCTCTCTGGCCCGTTGTGCGGGTTGGCGATCAGCGCGGCGGTGGCGAAACGCTTGGCCGGGATCGGGCCGCGACCTGCGTTGATGTCCGCGATGATGTGGGAGGCGATGTCCGAGCCTTCGGAGAACCCGACGAGCGCGAACTTCGCATTCGGGCAGTGCGCGGCGGTCTGGGCGATGAGCTGGCGGGCCTTCGCGTAACCCTGGCGCATGGACTGGTCGTAGCTCAGGGTGAAGAAGGGGGTTGCTCGGTAGCTGACGGTGCGCTGGGCGATGCCATGTGCACTGAGCTGGTTAGCCACCTGCCCGACGAGGAAGCCGTGCGGGACGGAGTCTGGCACACCGTCGACGGTATTCCCGCCGCCGGGGATGGCAATGACCATGGTGCTGGTGCAGGCGCCCTGCGCGGTTGGGGTGAAGGCGAAGCCGGAGCCGACTGGGGCGGCATCCGCGCTGGCCAGCAGGCCGTTATTCGCCCCGCCCCCGATGGTGGCTGCCCCGCCGAGTGCGAGCACTCCGGTCAGTGCAGCGGCGGCCAGCTTTGCTGCGAACTTCTTCATCCCCACGGTTGTTGCGTCCTTTGGTAACTATGCCCGGATATCTACAAGTAAAACTTAATACATTATGAGCATTTTGGTTACTCGGGGCCGCCGGGCATGATAACGCCCCTCCGACCGGCGGGCTTGTCTTCAGCTGCCGGTAGAGGGGCGGGGACCGTAAGGGGGCGGGGACCGTGAGGGGCGACGTCCCTGGGGAGGACGTCCGTCATCGCGACGTCGTGGCTGACGACGGCGCCGACGACGTCCCTGCTCGCGGCGTTACTTGATGCGCGCGAGGTTGTGGACGTAGCCGTCGTAGGACTTGTAGACGTAGTGGGTTCCACCGGCGAGCTGGCCGATGAGGTGGCGCTTCCCGTCGCGGCCCAGGAGGTAGAGCGGCGCACCGGAGTCACCCGGGCGGGACGGGATGAGCCCGGAGACGTCCTGGGTCTTTTCGTTCACACGGACGATGGGGCCGCAGGTCAAGCCGGTGGTGTTGCCTTCCTTGCAGGCAATGCGCCCGACCATGCCCTGGTGGACACGCAGCGGGGCGCCGAAGGGTGCGCTCACTGCACGGCGATGGATGGCGCGGGTCGCAGCACTAGCTGGCTGGTGGACTGGGTGAACCCGGTCCAGGTGGACAACGTTGTACTGCACCTTGACGTTCGGCTTGAGGCGGAAGTAGCCGAAATCGTTGATGAAGTGCCCACCGGGGCGCTTGTTGCCCTGGACGATGTGCCAGCCGGCGCGGACGTCGGCGGCGTCCGCAATGACCTGACCCTTGTGGCGGATCTGGGTGACATGGCCGGAAATGCAGTGACCTGCGGTGACGGCGTAGTTTGTGTGCCCCCGACGGACGACGTTGGTCACCGTGCAGGGGTTGACGGAGCCGTCGGCGCGCTGGACCCAGAAGCTGGCGCCGCCCCGGATGATGCGGGACTGGTTGAAGCTCATCCCGTCGAGCCGAGCCTCTGAGCTGCCGAGGGAACTACCCAGGGAGCTGCCGCTGGAACCGCTGGATCCGCTGGAGAGGCTGGAGCCACTAGAACCGCTGCTGGCCGCCGCAGCGATGGGCTGGCCGGTACCCAGCATGAGGCCGGTGGCGGCCAGGATGGTGGCCGCTGCTGCTGCGAGGCGCTTCGCCGCGTTCTTCAATGACATCCCCTCGTGGATATGCTGCGCCACCCCTAGGTTGAGCGGTGCAGTTGGATAGAAGCTTTCACTATACTTTCTATCGGGAAATTTGCAATAGATATTGTGCAATTCATGTGCACAGCCACAGCTTATACCGGGGAGCTACCCGCGGTGGGGCGCAAGTGACGCGTAACCAAGCGGGGCAAAGACAGGCCACCGAGCGCAGCACAGTCCTGGATTCACGCGGAACACATCAACCGCGACCGCGCGAGCTCCCAGCTACCCGGCGCGTCGAGTGCGCCGACGATGCTGACAACGGAGCTAATCCCCGCCGTAATCGCCGCCGTCTCCGCCCTCAAACAGGAAGCTCAATCCGATGGCGAACGGCAGCATGAAGAGAATGAAGATGAATGTTTCATGCTCCCCAGCCCAGGCCTGCAGGCTATCGATGATCCCCATTGTTGCCCTCCAGTCGATTTTTCTCTTGAGCTCCCGCGCGCCAGCGAGCGCGGAGCCGGGAGATTTGCCCGACAAAACCGACAATACCGCGGAGGCGACGCGTGCGCGAGGGTTACGACAGCAGCTCTGTGGACGTTGTAGTCGAGGACGAATAAAGGTTGTCCCCGCTAGCGCGGGGAGCACAGATTCGGAGGGAGGTCGACAAGCCAGTGCGCCGGCTCATCCCCGCTGGCGCGGGGAACACCGTAGCGTGTCGTGGGGCGAGGCCGCCGACCTGGGCTCATCCCCGCTAGCGCGGGGAGCACCGTGATGGGAAGTTGATGACGACGGCGCCGTACCTTGGTGGTGAGCCGGTGCCGGATGTAGCGAAGCTTGTGAAGCACTCGGTGTGGGGGTGGAGGCATGGTGATGGCGAAATTCAGCCTGATGCGCCACGAAACGGGCACACGTTCGACTCTGTACGTCGGAAGGGGACATTCTTTCCGAGATCATGGTCTGACCAGGAAATCGCCGAAGCGATCACCACCACGATTGAAAGCCCGGATTTCGTGAAAGCGCGAGCGGTAAGACGCGTCGTGTATCGAGACATTAACGATGTGATGGTCACTGTTGAATGGGACTATGTAAAGGGAACGGCGAAGGGCAACACTGCTTACCCAACGTTCGGGAATGGAGTGGCAAGGTTCGTTCCATCCAAAAATGAGAGGGTAGAGTGGAGTCAGGATCATGAAAAGACTATGAGAAAGGCAAGGAGAGTGATTCAGGAATGAGAGTTGAAGAAGCTGTTCGTGAGTTGCTCGACTTGCCGGAGTTGTCTGACTCTGGAGCGCGATTTCGATTGGAGTGCGGTGAAGTCGCAGACGCTGCATCTTATCTGATCGAAGATGTCGCGGAAGCTGGTGTAGACATCACGAATGAACAGAGGAAAGCCCTTCTTGAGGGACTCATGGAGTATGCGCGCGGTGATAACGATATTTACGAAGCCTACGCACGCTTGCTCGCCTGAATAGGGGATCGCTTAGTCCGCTATATATGGCCACCTCTCCGTGAGGTGGTTTTGTGCTATCTGGTGACTTTTGTGGCGGTTCGATTCCGCTGTAGCGCACGTACCCCGCACCCTGGTGGTGGCGGGGTTTTCTCATGCCCAACAAGCCGGCGGATTCTAGGGGTCGTTGCAACATTTCCTAGCTTTCAGCTAAATCTAACAGCTCCGCCATCCGCTCCGCAGGAGTAGCAAAACCCAACGTCTTACGCGGCCGACAATTCAACCGATGAGCAACAAGCTCCAACTCCTCCCGCCCATAAACACTCAAATCCGCACCCTTCGGAAAATACTGACGCAACAACCCATTAGTGTTCTCATTCGTCCCCCGCTGCCACGGCGACCCCGGATCACAGAAATACACCGGACAATCCGTCGCAATGCTAAACGACCTATGACCAGCCATCTCTGAACCCTGATCCCAGGTCAACGACCCCCGAAGATGCTGCGGCAACGTCATAATCGCCTCCACCAGCGCATCACGCACCGCCACCGCACCATGCCCATCCGGCAAATGCAGCAACATCACATACCGCGTCGTCCGCTCCACCAACGTCCCAATCGCAGACCTTCCACCTGCACCGATAATCAGATCACCCTCCCAATGCCCCGGCACAGCCCGATCCTCAACAACAGCAGGACGATCAGCAATCATGATCATCGGATCAACAAACCGACTCCTCGCAACACGCTGACCACGCGGTTTACGCCGCGTCCGCCCCGTACGAAGGGCATGGGCCACCACCTTCTTCAACTCGCCTCTGGCCTGGCAGTACAGCTCTTGATAGATCGTTTCATGACTCACATGCATAGTCTCATCGCCAGGGAATTCCCTGCGCAACCGGCCAGCCACCTGCTCAGGGGAAAACTCCATCCGCAACCACTGCCACACCTGCTGTTTCAACCGCGGATTCGCCGCAATCTTCGACACCTTCGGCCGAAACCTCCGAAGCGTTGACTTCCGGTGCGCCTCAAACGGGCGATAAATGCCATCATCACCACTATTGCGACTAATCTCGCGCGAAATCGTCCCCGGATCACGCCCAAGCTCACGCGCAATCGCCCGAACCGATAAATTCCGATTCACCCGATCCGCGATGCGCTCCCGCTCCACCAACGACAAGTACCGCCGGTCAATCACCTTCTCCACCGCAGCCTGCGGCAGCACCTCCACCGGAACACTGACCCGGCCATCAACATACGCAAGAACCTGCATAAGCCGTTTATAGCGATAAACTGCCTGACCATCGGGCACAAACGGCACACGCCGACCACGTGTTTTAATCACCCCCTTATCAACATCAAGCGCACCACGTAACCCCATCCCACACGCAGCTGCAGCAGAACGACGATCCAACCCACAGGCCCGAAGCTCCAAATACTCCACTCGCCGCGCCGTAGCCACAGCCCGCCGACCCTCAGGAGCAGGACGGGGCCGCGCACCAATCGATATCCCCACCCGGTATACCGACGAAGGATTCACACCCAACCGCCGCACAATATCCATTGGCGCGACATTCTGGGCAAACAACGCAACAATCTCGTCAACCACCTGTGACGACAACGTCTTATTCCGCAGTGGTAACCCATCACGATGCGCAATCCGATACGCCGTAGCTAACGACCATCCCAGATCCAGCCCAGCCGCACGCACCGACAAACCATCACCCACCACCAACTGGTGGAACCGAGTGATCTCCTCAACCGGTGGATCCCACCGTGACACCGTCATCACCAACACCAACCCTTCAGATCAGTGTTGCAACGACCACTAGAACTTAAGGCCCAGGAGGTTTAACCCAATGGCAGAGAACACTCCCGCCGCCGAGGACAACCAGGCGGCACAGGCTAACGCCCAGGAGGCGACGCCAACCACGCCAGAAACGCAGGCTAAGGAAACCCCGGATATCCCCGAATCGTTCCGCAAGGAGCTCGAGGACGCCCGCCGGGAAGCAGCCCGTTACCGAACCGAACGCAACGAACTGCGCCAGGACACGGAAGCGTGGCGTACCCAGCAGGAGGCAGAGAAGTCTGAACTGCAGAAGGCCCAGGAGGCACTGAACAGGCGCACGGACGAGGGCTCATCCCCGCTGGCGCGGGGAGCACTCGGGGCTGTGGCTGCTGTCGGTAACGCAGGCGGGCTCATCCCCGCTGACGCGGGGAGCACGAGGTGCTTAGTCAGTTCCTCGGCGTACCCCTCGGCTCATCCCCGCTGACGCGGGGAGCACGGCCCACGTGGTCTCGGTGCTCTGGTAGGTGGCGGCTCATCCCCGCTGACGCGGGGAGCACCTACCCCCGTTGCTACCCCCGTTGGTGGGGTTGGGCTCATCCCCGCTGACGCGGGGAGCACAGCCGAACCCGAACCGGGCGGACCAGTCCAGAAGGCTCATCCCCGCTGGCGCGGGGAGCACTGCTGCGCACCGAGGGTGTTTTGCCGGAGTGTGGGCTCATCCCCGCTGGCGCGGGGAGCACTCGTTTGAGCCGATCGGGCAGGTGATTGATCTGGGCTCATCCCCGCTGGCGCGGGGAGCACTTGGGAAGCCTGCGCCGGGGTCTGTGTGGTCGGGGCTCATCCCCGCTGGCGCGGGGAGCACAAGCCCATGCGTCTCACCGGGGCCCACTGTAGGGGCTCATCCCCGCTGGCGCGGGGAGCACAGTCGACTACTGTGCCCGGCGCGTAGCGCGTTGGGCTCATCCCCGCTGGCGCGGGGAGCACAGACCATCACCGCTTTCCCGCCGACTTCGGAGGGGCTCATCCCCGCTGGCGCGGGGAGCACGGAATCACCTACCACGAGGAAACAACCCTCGGCGGCTCATCCCCGCTGGCGCGGGGAGCACTCACCCGGGCGCAGCATCGGGGTGAACGTGATGGGCTCATCCCCGCTGGCGCGGGGAGCACCACATGGGCCGTCCCGACCTCACCCCCGACCTGGGCTCATCCCCGCTGGCGCGGGGAGCACTCTACTGCGATTCAGTGGGCGTGGGAGAACGTGGGCTCATCCCCGCTGGCGCGGGGAGCACATAGCCTTAGCAGTGGCTTTATCCGACGTGTCGGGCTCATCCCCGCTGGCGCGGGGAGCACACATCCCTCGATGTGTTCACAAGCCGCGCCTCAGGCTCATCCCCGCTGGCGCGGGGAGCACGACACCACAATCGCGGTGCCGTGCTTGTGAGTGGGCTCATCCCCGCTGGCGCGGGGAGCACAGGCGACGGATCACGAAACCGGCTTTACCGTGCGGCTCATCCCCGCTGGCGCGGGGAGCACCAACCC
This window contains:
- a CDS encoding decaprenylphospho-beta-D-erythro-pentofuranosid-2-ulose 2-reductase, producing MIDAVGKPQSILLLGGASDMGLAVVEEFLSRGPARVVLAAREGESLDDATRRCQAAGASEVETLAFDAVDFDSHPAVIDKAFAAGDIDIAIVAFGILGDNEKQWQDQKLAVQAAQVNFTGAVSVGVLLGQKMKEQGHGQIIAFSTVAGEMVRRSNFVYGSTKAGTDGFYRLLGEALRGTGVRVLTVRPGQVRTNMTKDLDDAPLTVDKTDAAKAIAKAVDDKKTIVWVHPLFRPIMLVLKHLPMWVLRKLPI
- a CDS encoding cutinase family protein yields the protein MKKFAAKLAAAALTGVLALGGAATIGGGANNGLLASADAAPVGSGFAFTPTAQGACTSTMVIAIPGGGNTVDGVPDSVPHGFLVGQVANQLSAHGIAQRTVSYRATPFFTLSYDQSMRQGYAKARQLIAQTAAHCPNAKFALVGFSEGSDIASHIIADINAGRGPIPAKRFATAALIANPHNGPESKHKGGTLRDGEGILGAMRGYGKLGDRVLDICNIDDFVCNRYAATPGARAIAKDMLHASAANGYAGLNPMQVVGEAPRIAMGTRQHTKTYQFISPIPHAVGHVLAHRDLPKAED
- a CDS encoding EndoU domain-containing protein is translated as MTTAPYLGGEPVPDVAKLVKHSVWGWRHGDGEIQPDAPRNGHTFDSVRRKGTFFPRSWSDQEIAEAITTTIESPDFVKARAVRRVVYRDINDVMVTVEWDYVKGTAKGNTAYPTFGNGVARFVPSKNERVEWSQDHEKTMRKARRVIQE
- a CDS encoding IS30 family transposase; this encodes MDRRSAAAACGMGLRGALDVDKGVIKTRGRRVPFVPDGQAVYRYKRLMQVLAYVDGRVSVPVEVLPQAAVEKVIDRRYLSLVERERIADRVNRNLSVRAIARELGRDPGTISREISRNSGDDGIYRPFEAHRKSTLRRFRPKVSKIAANPRLKQQVWQWLRMEFSPEQVAGRLRREFPGDETMHVSHETIYQELYCQARGELKKVVAHALRTGRTRRKPRGQRVARSRFVDPMIMIADRPAVVEDRAVPGHWEGDLIIGAGGRSAIGTLVERTTRYVMLLHLPDGHGAVAVRDALVEAIMTLPQHLRGSLTWDQGSEMAGHRSFSIATDCPVYFCDPGSPWQRGTNENTNGLLRQYFPKGADLSVYGREELELVAHRLNCRPRKTLGFATPAERMAELLDLAES